In Ostrea edulis chromosome 6, xbOstEdul1.1, whole genome shotgun sequence, a single window of DNA contains:
- the LOC130047247 gene encoding riboflavin biosynthesis protein VVA0006-like, with amino-acid sequence MCTNCWGEHWRSQCTKTKRCRICLQEGHDPGSELCDAFVENQKEVMSFAGSENPLSNFFPCSLHVFGVHHQSSEHAFQYVKAIRNGDIQKAQAIQDVNSALEAKKLGKEIHSSDEFLSKREEVMEEILKAKYNQVEEYHAVLKKSTPSTIYAEAVYDDFWGTGLNRIGTDHTDHNKWPGKNIMGKLTHKIACENRPPSRSISVPRNTQLSDQRNISDMLSSIQKNDAKKPRTGRNSRNRNT; translated from the coding sequence ATGTGTACTAACTGCTGGGGCGAGCATTGGAGATCCCAGTGTACGAAAACCAAACGCTGCAGAATCTGTCTACAAGAAGGACATGATCCAGGATCTGAATTATGTGATGCCTTTGTAGAAAACCAGAAGGAAGTCATGTCTTTTGCTGGTTCTGAAAATCCTCTTTCCAACTTTTTCCCGTGCTCCCTACATGTATTTGGCGTTCACCATCAATCCTCCGAACACGCATTTCAGTATGTCAAGGCCATTCGAAATGGAGACATCCAAAAAGCGCAGGCTATTCAAGATGTAAACTCAGCCTTAGAAGCCAAAAAATTGGGGAAAGAGATTCACAGCAGTGATGAATTCCTGTCTAAGCGAGAAGAAGTAATGGAGGAAATTCTAAAGGCTAAATATAATCAAGTGGAAGAATATCACGCTGTACTGAAGAAAAGTACGCCCTCCACTATATATGCTGAAGCCGTCTACGACGATTTCTGGGGCACTGGCCTAAATCGGATAGGAACGGATCACACAGATCACAATAAATGGCCCGGCAAAAATATCATGGGTAAGCTTACTCACAAAATCGCTTGTGAAAACAGACCCCCGAGTCGATCAATATCCGTCCCCAGGAACACTCAGTTGTCGGACCAGAGGAACATCTCAGACATGCTCAGCAGCATTCAAAAGAACGATGCTAAAAAGCCGAGAACTGGACGAAACTCCCGAAACAGGAACACATAA